A stretch of Monomorium pharaonis isolate MP-MQ-018 chromosome 7, ASM1337386v2, whole genome shotgun sequence DNA encodes these proteins:
- the LOC105830595 gene encoding RNA-binding protein 4.1 isoform X6: protein MDTSVGYHATTDTAAAGTMVPSNQPRKTKIFVGRLPENCRNDELRQLFLRFGEVTECDVMNRYGFVHMAREEDAAAAIKALHNSNFKGATINVEQSTGKSRGGGGGRRDDRRGGPMRGGRGGRDGGRDARPGPYNDRRVLPIQLVGYDGSAAGGVATGYTDYNRGAGDFSGRGTDFGAGYADRGGYGQNVGGAAMGYTSTAPGMGGGYGPAAGAVGGYGPTGAADYGRTADYGRADFGARTDYVGGGMAGDFNRGAPGPVDYGRTDNFGATRTVDYTARNDYDRSAAGPMRNGGGAVATTGYGTGYTDVGYDESHWPMSTGPSYSTGAPSYSTGPGPQADMFSRRPGSAVPSGGYPPVAGGYAEGYDRPDAYGPPRGGGRFPGPADAMPPRY, encoded by the exons ATGGACACGTCTGTCGGTTACCACGCTACCACGGATACGGCTGCGGCTGGAACG atggtTCCATCTAATCAGCCG AGGAAGACAAAGATCTTTGTCGGCCGACTCCCGGAGAATTGCCGCAACGATGAGCTGCGACAATTGTTCTTGCGCTTCGGCGAGGTGACCGAGTGCGACGTGATGAATCGATACGGCTTCGTCCACATGGCGCGGGAGGAAGACGCGGCAGCGGCAATCAAGGCGCTCCACAATTCCAACTTCAAGGGGGCAACGATCAACGTGGAACAGTCAACCGGAAAGTCACGCGGTGGCGGAGGTGGTCGCCGAGACGACCGAAGAGGTGGACCAATGAGAGGTGGTAGAGGGGGACGAGACGGTGGTAGAGACGCTCGTCCTGGACCTTACAATGATAGAAGAG TTCTTCCGATCCAACTCGTTGGTTACGATGGATCTGCTGCAGGTGGCGTCGCGACCGGGTACACCGATTACAATCGCGGAGCTGGCGACTTTAGCGGCCGTGGGACAGACTTCGGTGCCGGCTACGCCGATCGCGGGGGTTACGGTCAGAACGTGGGTGGCGCGGCGATGGGTTACACTTCGACGGCACCAGGGATGGGCGGCGGATATGGACCAGCTGCCGGCGCCGTGGGAGGATACGGGCCGACCGGTGCGGCGGATTACGGACGAACGGCCGATTACGGTCGCGCTGACTTTGGCGCCAGAACAGACTATG TTGGTGGCGGCATGGCCGGTGATTTTAATCGTGGCGCACCTGGTCCCGTAGATTACGGTCGCACTGATAATTTCGGTGCTACCCGCACGGTTGATTATACAGCGAGAAATGATTATGATCGAAGTGCAGCTGGGCCAATGAGAAACGGTGGTGGCGCTGTTGCTACTACTGGGTATGGGACTGGTTACACTGATGTCGGATATGATGAGAGCCACTG GCCAATGAGCACTGGACCTAGCTACAGCACAGGGGCACCTAGTTACAGCACTGGCCCAGGACCACAAGCTGATATGTTTAGTAGAAGACCTGGCAGTGCCGTGCCCAGTGGCGGATATCCACCGGTTGCTGGCGG TTATGCCGAGGGTTACGATAGACCAGACGCATATGGTCCTCCACGTGGCGGCGGACG CTTCCCAGGTCCGGCAGACGCGATGCCACCGAGGTACTAA
- the LOC105830595 gene encoding glycine-rich cell wall structural protein 1.8 isoform X3, whose product MDTSVGYHATTDTAAAGTMVPSNQPRKTKIFVGRLPENCRNDELRQLFLRFGEVTECDVMNRYGFVHMAREEDAAAAIKALHNSNFKGATINVEQSTGKSRGGGGGRRDDRRGGPMRGGRGGRDGGRDARPGPYNDRRVLPIQLVGYDGSAAGGVATGYTDYNRGAGDFSGRGTDFGAGYADRGGYGQNVGGAAMGYTSTAPGMGGGYGPAAGAVGGYGPTGAADYGRTADYGRADFGARTDYVVGGGMAGDFNRGAPGPVDYGRTDNFGATRTVDYTARNDYDRSAAGPMRNGGGAVATTGYGTGYTDVGYDESHWGYPGGPGDMMGGPGGVNQGASMVYERRDGLPGNDMHPFDRPMSTGPSYSTGAPSYSTGPGPQADMFSRRPGSAVPSGGYPPVAGGYAEGYDRPDAYGPPRGGGRLQTG is encoded by the exons ATGGACACGTCTGTCGGTTACCACGCTACCACGGATACGGCTGCGGCTGGAACG atggtTCCATCTAATCAGCCG AGGAAGACAAAGATCTTTGTCGGCCGACTCCCGGAGAATTGCCGCAACGATGAGCTGCGACAATTGTTCTTGCGCTTCGGCGAGGTGACCGAGTGCGACGTGATGAATCGATACGGCTTCGTCCACATGGCGCGGGAGGAAGACGCGGCAGCGGCAATCAAGGCGCTCCACAATTCCAACTTCAAGGGGGCAACGATCAACGTGGAACAGTCAACCGGAAAGTCACGCGGTGGCGGAGGTGGTCGCCGAGACGACCGAAGAGGTGGACCAATGAGAGGTGGTAGAGGGGGACGAGACGGTGGTAGAGACGCTCGTCCTGGACCTTACAATGATAGAAGAG TTCTTCCGATCCAACTCGTTGGTTACGATGGATCTGCTGCAGGTGGCGTCGCGACCGGGTACACCGATTACAATCGCGGAGCTGGCGACTTTAGCGGCCGTGGGACAGACTTCGGTGCCGGCTACGCCGATCGCGGGGGTTACGGTCAGAACGTGGGTGGCGCGGCGATGGGTTACACTTCGACGGCACCAGGGATGGGCGGCGGATATGGACCAGCTGCCGGCGCCGTGGGAGGATACGGGCCGACCGGTGCGGCGGATTACGGACGAACGGCCGATTACGGTCGCGCTGACTTTGGCGCCAGAACAGACTATG TAGTTGGTGGCGGCATGGCCGGTGATTTTAATCGTGGCGCACCTGGTCCCGTAGATTACGGTCGCACTGATAATTTCGGTGCTACCCGCACGGTTGATTATACAGCGAGAAATGATTATGATCGAAGTGCAGCTGGGCCAATGAGAAACGGTGGTGGCGCTGTTGCTACTACTGGGTATGGGACTGGTTACACTGATGTCGGATATGATGAGAGCCACTG GGGTTATCCGGGCGGGCCAGGGGATATGATGGGTGGGCCTGGGGGGGTAAATCAGGGAGCTTCAATGGTCTACGAAAGGAGAGATGGTCTACCTGGTAATGATATGCATCCATTTGACAGGCCAATGAGCACTGGACCTAGCTACAGCACAGGGGCACCTAGTTACAGCACTGGCCCAGGACCACAAGCTGATATGTTTAGTAGAAGACCTGGCAGTGCCGTGCCCAGTGGCGGATATCCACCGGTTGCTGGCGG TTATGCCGAGGGTTACGATAGACCAGACGCATATGGTCCTCCACGTGGCGGCGGACG
- the LOC105830595 gene encoding glycine-rich cell wall structural protein 1.8 isoform X5: protein MDTSVGYHATTDTAAAGTMVPSNQPRKTKIFVGRLPENCRNDELRQLFLRFGEVTECDVMNRYGFVHMAREEDAAAAIKALHNSNFKGATINVEQSTGKSRGGGGGRRDDRRGGPMRGGRGGRDGGRDARPGPYNDRRVLPIQLVGYDGSAAGGVATGYTDYNRGAGDFSGRGTDFGAGYADRGGYGQNVGGAAMGYTSTAPGMGGGYGPAAGAVGGYGPTGAADYGRTADYGRADFGARTDYVVGGGMAGDFNRGAPGPVDYGRTDNFGATRTVDYTARNDYDRSAAGPMRNGGGAVATTGYGTGYTDVGYDESHWPMSTGPSYSTGAPSYSTGPGPQADMFSRRPGSAVPSGGYPPVAGGYAEGYDRPDAYGPPRGGGRFPGPADAMPPRY from the exons ATGGACACGTCTGTCGGTTACCACGCTACCACGGATACGGCTGCGGCTGGAACG atggtTCCATCTAATCAGCCG AGGAAGACAAAGATCTTTGTCGGCCGACTCCCGGAGAATTGCCGCAACGATGAGCTGCGACAATTGTTCTTGCGCTTCGGCGAGGTGACCGAGTGCGACGTGATGAATCGATACGGCTTCGTCCACATGGCGCGGGAGGAAGACGCGGCAGCGGCAATCAAGGCGCTCCACAATTCCAACTTCAAGGGGGCAACGATCAACGTGGAACAGTCAACCGGAAAGTCACGCGGTGGCGGAGGTGGTCGCCGAGACGACCGAAGAGGTGGACCAATGAGAGGTGGTAGAGGGGGACGAGACGGTGGTAGAGACGCTCGTCCTGGACCTTACAATGATAGAAGAG TTCTTCCGATCCAACTCGTTGGTTACGATGGATCTGCTGCAGGTGGCGTCGCGACCGGGTACACCGATTACAATCGCGGAGCTGGCGACTTTAGCGGCCGTGGGACAGACTTCGGTGCCGGCTACGCCGATCGCGGGGGTTACGGTCAGAACGTGGGTGGCGCGGCGATGGGTTACACTTCGACGGCACCAGGGATGGGCGGCGGATATGGACCAGCTGCCGGCGCCGTGGGAGGATACGGGCCGACCGGTGCGGCGGATTACGGACGAACGGCCGATTACGGTCGCGCTGACTTTGGCGCCAGAACAGACTATG TAGTTGGTGGCGGCATGGCCGGTGATTTTAATCGTGGCGCACCTGGTCCCGTAGATTACGGTCGCACTGATAATTTCGGTGCTACCCGCACGGTTGATTATACAGCGAGAAATGATTATGATCGAAGTGCAGCTGGGCCAATGAGAAACGGTGGTGGCGCTGTTGCTACTACTGGGTATGGGACTGGTTACACTGATGTCGGATATGATGAGAGCCACTG GCCAATGAGCACTGGACCTAGCTACAGCACAGGGGCACCTAGTTACAGCACTGGCCCAGGACCACAAGCTGATATGTTTAGTAGAAGACCTGGCAGTGCCGTGCCCAGTGGCGGATATCCACCGGTTGCTGGCGG TTATGCCGAGGGTTACGATAGACCAGACGCATATGGTCCTCCACGTGGCGGCGGACG CTTCCCAGGTCCGGCAGACGCGATGCCACCGAGGTACTAA
- the LOC105830595 gene encoding glycine-rich cell wall structural protein 1.8 isoform X2 translates to MDTSVGYHATTDTAAAGTMVPSNQPRKTKIFVGRLPENCRNDELRQLFLRFGEVTECDVMNRYGFVHMAREEDAAAAIKALHNSNFKGATINVEQSTGKSRGGGGGRRDDRRGGPMRGGRGGRDGGRDARPGPYNDRRVLPIQLVGYDGSAAGGVATGYTDYNRGAGDFSGRGTDFGAGYADRGGYGQNVGGAAMGYTSTAPGMGGGYGPAAGAVGGYGPTGAADYGRTADYGRADFGARTDYVGGGMAGDFNRGAPGPVDYGRTDNFGATRTVDYTARNDYDRSAAGPMRNGGGAVATTGYGTGYTDVGYDESHWGYPGGPGDMMGGPGGVNQGASMVYERRDGLPGNDMHPFDRPMSTGPSYSTGAPSYSTGPGPQADMFSRRPGSAVPSGGYPPVAGGYAEGYDRPDAYGPPRGGGRFPGPADAMPPRY, encoded by the exons ATGGACACGTCTGTCGGTTACCACGCTACCACGGATACGGCTGCGGCTGGAACG atggtTCCATCTAATCAGCCG AGGAAGACAAAGATCTTTGTCGGCCGACTCCCGGAGAATTGCCGCAACGATGAGCTGCGACAATTGTTCTTGCGCTTCGGCGAGGTGACCGAGTGCGACGTGATGAATCGATACGGCTTCGTCCACATGGCGCGGGAGGAAGACGCGGCAGCGGCAATCAAGGCGCTCCACAATTCCAACTTCAAGGGGGCAACGATCAACGTGGAACAGTCAACCGGAAAGTCACGCGGTGGCGGAGGTGGTCGCCGAGACGACCGAAGAGGTGGACCAATGAGAGGTGGTAGAGGGGGACGAGACGGTGGTAGAGACGCTCGTCCTGGACCTTACAATGATAGAAGAG TTCTTCCGATCCAACTCGTTGGTTACGATGGATCTGCTGCAGGTGGCGTCGCGACCGGGTACACCGATTACAATCGCGGAGCTGGCGACTTTAGCGGCCGTGGGACAGACTTCGGTGCCGGCTACGCCGATCGCGGGGGTTACGGTCAGAACGTGGGTGGCGCGGCGATGGGTTACACTTCGACGGCACCAGGGATGGGCGGCGGATATGGACCAGCTGCCGGCGCCGTGGGAGGATACGGGCCGACCGGTGCGGCGGATTACGGACGAACGGCCGATTACGGTCGCGCTGACTTTGGCGCCAGAACAGACTATG TTGGTGGCGGCATGGCCGGTGATTTTAATCGTGGCGCACCTGGTCCCGTAGATTACGGTCGCACTGATAATTTCGGTGCTACCCGCACGGTTGATTATACAGCGAGAAATGATTATGATCGAAGTGCAGCTGGGCCAATGAGAAACGGTGGTGGCGCTGTTGCTACTACTGGGTATGGGACTGGTTACACTGATGTCGGATATGATGAGAGCCACTG GGGTTATCCGGGCGGGCCAGGGGATATGATGGGTGGGCCTGGGGGGGTAAATCAGGGAGCTTCAATGGTCTACGAAAGGAGAGATGGTCTACCTGGTAATGATATGCATCCATTTGACAGGCCAATGAGCACTGGACCTAGCTACAGCACAGGGGCACCTAGTTACAGCACTGGCCCAGGACCACAAGCTGATATGTTTAGTAGAAGACCTGGCAGTGCCGTGCCCAGTGGCGGATATCCACCGGTTGCTGGCGG TTATGCCGAGGGTTACGATAGACCAGACGCATATGGTCCTCCACGTGGCGGCGGACG CTTCCCAGGTCCGGCAGACGCGATGCCACCGAGGTACTAA
- the LOC105830595 gene encoding glycine-rich cell wall structural protein 1.8 isoform X4 gives MDTSVGYHATTDTAAAGTMVPSNQPRKTKIFVGRLPENCRNDELRQLFLRFGEVTECDVMNRYGFVHMAREEDAAAAIKALHNSNFKGATINVEQSTGKSRGGGGGRRDDRRGGPMRGGRGGRDGGRDARPGPYNDRRGGVATGYTDYNRGAGDFSGRGTDFGAGYADRGGYGQNVGGAAMGYTSTAPGMGGGYGPAAGAVGGYGPTGAADYGRTADYGRADFGARTDYVVGGGMAGDFNRGAPGPVDYGRTDNFGATRTVDYTARNDYDRSAAGPMRNGGGAVATTGYGTGYTDVGYDESHWGYPGGPGDMMGGPGGVNQGASMVYERRDGLPGNDMHPFDRPMSTGPSYSTGAPSYSTGPGPQADMFSRRPGSAVPSGGYPPVAGGYAEGYDRPDAYGPPRGGGRFPGPADAMPPRY, from the exons ATGGACACGTCTGTCGGTTACCACGCTACCACGGATACGGCTGCGGCTGGAACG atggtTCCATCTAATCAGCCG AGGAAGACAAAGATCTTTGTCGGCCGACTCCCGGAGAATTGCCGCAACGATGAGCTGCGACAATTGTTCTTGCGCTTCGGCGAGGTGACCGAGTGCGACGTGATGAATCGATACGGCTTCGTCCACATGGCGCGGGAGGAAGACGCGGCAGCGGCAATCAAGGCGCTCCACAATTCCAACTTCAAGGGGGCAACGATCAACGTGGAACAGTCAACCGGAAAGTCACGCGGTGGCGGAGGTGGTCGCCGAGACGACCGAAGAGGTGGACCAATGAGAGGTGGTAGAGGGGGACGAGACGGTGGTAGAGACGCTCGTCCTGGACCTTACAATGATAGAAGAG GTGGCGTCGCGACCGGGTACACCGATTACAATCGCGGAGCTGGCGACTTTAGCGGCCGTGGGACAGACTTCGGTGCCGGCTACGCCGATCGCGGGGGTTACGGTCAGAACGTGGGTGGCGCGGCGATGGGTTACACTTCGACGGCACCAGGGATGGGCGGCGGATATGGACCAGCTGCCGGCGCCGTGGGAGGATACGGGCCGACCGGTGCGGCGGATTACGGACGAACGGCCGATTACGGTCGCGCTGACTTTGGCGCCAGAACAGACTATG TAGTTGGTGGCGGCATGGCCGGTGATTTTAATCGTGGCGCACCTGGTCCCGTAGATTACGGTCGCACTGATAATTTCGGTGCTACCCGCACGGTTGATTATACAGCGAGAAATGATTATGATCGAAGTGCAGCTGGGCCAATGAGAAACGGTGGTGGCGCTGTTGCTACTACTGGGTATGGGACTGGTTACACTGATGTCGGATATGATGAGAGCCACTG GGGTTATCCGGGCGGGCCAGGGGATATGATGGGTGGGCCTGGGGGGGTAAATCAGGGAGCTTCAATGGTCTACGAAAGGAGAGATGGTCTACCTGGTAATGATATGCATCCATTTGACAGGCCAATGAGCACTGGACCTAGCTACAGCACAGGGGCACCTAGTTACAGCACTGGCCCAGGACCACAAGCTGATATGTTTAGTAGAAGACCTGGCAGTGCCGTGCCCAGTGGCGGATATCCACCGGTTGCTGGCGG TTATGCCGAGGGTTACGATAGACCAGACGCATATGGTCCTCCACGTGGCGGCGGACG CTTCCCAGGTCCGGCAGACGCGATGCCACCGAGGTACTAA
- the LOC105830595 gene encoding glycine-rich cell wall structural protein 1.8 isoform X1 — protein sequence MDTSVGYHATTDTAAAGTMVPSNQPRKTKIFVGRLPENCRNDELRQLFLRFGEVTECDVMNRYGFVHMAREEDAAAAIKALHNSNFKGATINVEQSTGKSRGGGGGRRDDRRGGPMRGGRGGRDGGRDARPGPYNDRRVLPIQLVGYDGSAAGGVATGYTDYNRGAGDFSGRGTDFGAGYADRGGYGQNVGGAAMGYTSTAPGMGGGYGPAAGAVGGYGPTGAADYGRTADYGRADFGARTDYVVGGGMAGDFNRGAPGPVDYGRTDNFGATRTVDYTARNDYDRSAAGPMRNGGGAVATTGYGTGYTDVGYDESHWGYPGGPGDMMGGPGGVNQGASMVYERRDGLPGNDMHPFDRPMSTGPSYSTGAPSYSTGPGPQADMFSRRPGSAVPSGGYPPVAGGYAEGYDRPDAYGPPRGGGRFPGPADAMPPRY from the exons ATGGACACGTCTGTCGGTTACCACGCTACCACGGATACGGCTGCGGCTGGAACG atggtTCCATCTAATCAGCCG AGGAAGACAAAGATCTTTGTCGGCCGACTCCCGGAGAATTGCCGCAACGATGAGCTGCGACAATTGTTCTTGCGCTTCGGCGAGGTGACCGAGTGCGACGTGATGAATCGATACGGCTTCGTCCACATGGCGCGGGAGGAAGACGCGGCAGCGGCAATCAAGGCGCTCCACAATTCCAACTTCAAGGGGGCAACGATCAACGTGGAACAGTCAACCGGAAAGTCACGCGGTGGCGGAGGTGGTCGCCGAGACGACCGAAGAGGTGGACCAATGAGAGGTGGTAGAGGGGGACGAGACGGTGGTAGAGACGCTCGTCCTGGACCTTACAATGATAGAAGAG TTCTTCCGATCCAACTCGTTGGTTACGATGGATCTGCTGCAGGTGGCGTCGCGACCGGGTACACCGATTACAATCGCGGAGCTGGCGACTTTAGCGGCCGTGGGACAGACTTCGGTGCCGGCTACGCCGATCGCGGGGGTTACGGTCAGAACGTGGGTGGCGCGGCGATGGGTTACACTTCGACGGCACCAGGGATGGGCGGCGGATATGGACCAGCTGCCGGCGCCGTGGGAGGATACGGGCCGACCGGTGCGGCGGATTACGGACGAACGGCCGATTACGGTCGCGCTGACTTTGGCGCCAGAACAGACTATG TAGTTGGTGGCGGCATGGCCGGTGATTTTAATCGTGGCGCACCTGGTCCCGTAGATTACGGTCGCACTGATAATTTCGGTGCTACCCGCACGGTTGATTATACAGCGAGAAATGATTATGATCGAAGTGCAGCTGGGCCAATGAGAAACGGTGGTGGCGCTGTTGCTACTACTGGGTATGGGACTGGTTACACTGATGTCGGATATGATGAGAGCCACTG GGGTTATCCGGGCGGGCCAGGGGATATGATGGGTGGGCCTGGGGGGGTAAATCAGGGAGCTTCAATGGTCTACGAAAGGAGAGATGGTCTACCTGGTAATGATATGCATCCATTTGACAGGCCAATGAGCACTGGACCTAGCTACAGCACAGGGGCACCTAGTTACAGCACTGGCCCAGGACCACAAGCTGATATGTTTAGTAGAAGACCTGGCAGTGCCGTGCCCAGTGGCGGATATCCACCGGTTGCTGGCGG TTATGCCGAGGGTTACGATAGACCAGACGCATATGGTCCTCCACGTGGCGGCGGACG CTTCCCAGGTCCGGCAGACGCGATGCCACCGAGGTACTAA